The Lacticaseibacillus rhamnosus DNA window CATTAATAACAAGCCCCACGTATCACCAAGCAAAGCAGCGCTGGTAGCAGAAGCAATGAAGAAACTGGGTTATCAGCCTCTGCAAGCAGCACGACAAATGCGGGGGTCTGGATCACAAACCATTGCGGTGACAGTACCATATATTACAAATCCGTTTTTCTCTGAGCTGGTAGCAGCAATCGAACGAACAGCTGATGAGCGGTCATACAAAACCGTAATTGTTCAAACATTTGGTCAAAAGAGTCACGAGCGCAATGCGTTGGATTTTTTAAAGACGAATCAGGTTGATGCTGTAATCATGTGTGCGATCGAAAATGACTGGGACCTGATTAAACAATACCGGCAATATGGCTTAATTGCGGTCTGCAATGAATATGTGGCTGATTCAGATACATTAATGGTACGTGCTGATCAAGAAAGTGGCATGTATGCTGGTGCTAAATACCTGTTAAATCGTGGTTATCGAAAGCTTGCCTTTTGTACGGGACAGAAAGCCATTCGTTACAATTCGGAAGCGGAGGATCTCAACAGCGATCGGTATCGCGGTTATCTGCGAGCTTTACAGGAATTTAACTTAGAGCCTGTCATGGAGTGGCAGTTTACGGATATCAATACGATTGCTGATGGTCAAAAGTTATTGCAGAGGCTCATGGTAATGAAGAAACGTCCAGATGCTGTTATTGCTGGCTCCGATCAAGTGGCCGCTGGTATTATTGCCGAAGCTCAAACTATGCAATTAAAGGTTCCGGAAGATCTGGCTGTTTTGGGTTTTGACGATCAACCGTTAAGTCGAGTTGTGGCACGGCCCTTAACAACGATTCATCAGCCGGTTCACGAAATTGGGGATCGAATCGCAAATATGGTAGCGGATGCGTTAGAAGGCAAATCGATTGAAGTCAAGGAGGTCGTATTGCCCCTTTCTCTGGTTGTTCGGCAGTCGGTCTAGAGTTTTTATTTAACCAAAATTGGTATCAATACCAAAAAATGGAGGAAATTAAAATGACAGTTGTATTAGCTCGAGTAGATCAACGTTTAGTTCATGGTATCGTTGTCAATCAATGGTCGGCTGAAGTGCAGCCGAAGCGTTATATGGTGATTGACGATGTTGTCAGTCAAGATGAAAACGTGAAGGCTAGCATGCGATTAAGCAAACCAGCTGGTACCGGGATGTCAATTATCGATACTGAAAAGGCCTTGACTAATTTTAAAGCCGGCAAGTATGACGCACAGCGAGTTTTTGTCATTGCAAAAGAACCTGACACGATGTTGAAATTATTGGATGCTGGTATTGAGATTCCGCGTGTTGATATCGGTATTATTTTTGCGGAAGACGGTCGAACTCAAATCAGTAAATTTGTTTCAGTCAATCAGCAAGAAGTTAACGATTTCAGAGCATTAGAAAAGCGCAGTGTACCAGTGAATATTCGCTACGTACCCGCTGATGCCCCAATACCATTGGAAAGAGCACTTGAAGGGAAAACCATTCAGTAACCAGAGCTGAAACATGATAGGAGGAAATGTCATGCCCCATATTTTGCAGGATATTTTAATTATTTTGCTGGCCTCGTATGCCACCTTGGACAACCAAGGGATTACGATTATGAATTATTGGCCAGTGACGGTTGGGCTTTTTGCGGGTTTGATTATGGGAGACTTACCCACTGCAATGACGATTGCCGGAACATTTCAGTTGATGAGCCTCGGAGTTGCAGGTTTAGGCGGTGCTTCGGTTCCTGATTATGGCTTGGCAACAATAGTGGGAATCTATCTCTCGGCACGTACAGGAGCTGGTTTGGGAGCTGCTGTGGCAGTTGGACTGCCGGTTGGCCTACTCACTATTCAATTGGACGTTTTGATTAAGATTATCAATAACTTTATCGCTCATAAAGCTCAAGCATACGCACATGCCAAAGAATTTAACAAAATGCGTATGATTAACTGGCTTGGACCGTTGTTCTTTGGACTTAAAAACTTTATTCCGATGATTTTGATTGTTACAGTCGGACCTTCAGCCATTAGTGCCTTGTTAAAGATTATTCCTAAATGGTTAACTAATGGACTAACGATTGCCGGCAGTATGTTGCCTGTTGTCGGGATTGGTATGTTGATGCACTATATGCCCCTGAAAAAATATATTTGGGTTCTCATGATTGGCTTTGTCATGTCGGCTTATCTGAAAGTGCCAATTCTGGGGGTTGCAATTATTGGCTTAGCACTTGCAATCTACACGTATCAAAATCTGATCAGCGCTTCTAAGAAGAGGGAAGTTGCAGCTGCTAATAATGCAGGTACTACGGATGACGATGAAGGAGACGACTACGATGAGTGATGCACAACCAAAATTGACAAAAAAAGAACGTCATAGCGCCATCCTTCGTTACATGGCGATGGGAGTTAACAATTTTAACTATGAAACTCAACAAGGTCCGTCAGTTGTCTGGGCATTTTCAAAGGTTTTGCGGAAAATTTATCCTGATGATGACGAATATGTAGCAGCGTTAGACAATCACTTCAAATATTTCAACACCACGACTGCAATGGCAGGTATGATTCTTGGTGCGACTTTGGCGATGGAAGAACGCGATGGAATAAAGTCTAAGGATGCCGTGCAAGCGTTAAAGACTTCCTTAATGGGACCGTTTGCTGGCGTAGGTGACACCATTATCTGGATTTTGTTACCGACAATTATGGGATCTATCGCCGGATATATGGCATTACAGGGAAATCCATTGGGGGCTATTATTTGGATCTTAGTGGATATATTGTTGTTCTGGATCCGTATTAAGCTTTTTGATATAGGATATGATTCCGGGGTTAAATTAGTAACAACGATGGCAAACCAACTGAGTGCCTTCACTGAAGCGGCTTCAGTCATGGGAATTACGGTTGTCGGCACACTAATTGCCACCGTGGTGAAGGTCTATACACCGCTTCAGTTCCAATTTGGCAAGGTTAAGTTGGCGATGCAAACCGGTATTTTGGATAAGATCATGCCGGCATTATTACCAGCTTTAGTGGCCTGGATGGTTTATAAATTACTTGGGTCTAAAAAATGGACTCCGAATCGGGTTATCATATTGATTCTGGTTATTGCACTCGTCGGTTCATTTTTTGGCATTCTAGGCGTACAGCCAACAAAATAAGTGAGTCGAAGAAGTTAGATAGTGAGGTTGATCATTTGAATCAGAAAAATCAGATTGTCGGGGAGCAATATCGTTTTACCGTTATCACAGATAAAATGATTCGCATGGAATATCAACCCGAGGGTCAGTTTGAAGATGCAACAACACAGATCGTCACAAACCGTGATTTCGCACAACCTAAATTCAAAGTTTATCGCGATATGGACGGATTTGCTGTTCAAATTGAGACTGATTCGTTTCATCTTTACTATCGGGACGGCGAATTTAATGGAGCTAACTTATTTATTGACACGAAATATAACTATCAGACTCACTATTCTCGGTGGCATTACGGAGATAGTGACCCTAAGAATTTGCTGGGAACGGCTCGAACATTGGATGGTGCAGATGGTTCCATTCCGCTTGCACCAGGGATAATGTCAAAAAACGGCTTTGCAATATTGGATGATTCGCAAAGTATGTTACAATCCGGTTCAACTATCCGCAATCGGTCGGTTGCTGAGGTTGACATTTATGGATTTGCGTATGGTCATGATTATCGTGCGGCATTGCGAGATTATTATCAATTAACAGGTTTTCCCCCTTCTGTCCCGCGCTTCGCACTTGGTAATTGGTGGAGTCGCTTTTATCCATATACGCAAAAAACTTACCTCGACTTGATGGAACGCTTTCAAAAGTCGGGCATACCAATATCCGTTGCGGTACTGGATATGAATTGGCATATCACAGACATTCCAGCTAAGTACGGAAGCGGATGGACAGGATATACTTGGAATCGATCATTATTTCCCGACCCGGTTAAATTGTTACAGACACTGCATGCACAAGGTAAACGTGTCACACTTAATGTGCATCCAGCTGCGGGAATACGTCCGTCTGAAGCCCAGTATCAAGCGGTTGCGAAGGCAGTTGGGATTGACCCTGCCTCGCAACGGCCGGTGTTATTCGATTTGAATAATCGGCAATTTGTTAAAGCCTATTTCAATCTTGTGCACCATCCACTTGAACTGGAAGGGGTTGACTTTTGGTGGATTGATTGGCAGCAGGGAAAAGCACGATCGCGAACTCAGATTGACCCGTTGTGGACATTAAACGCATTGCATTTCTTGGATCAACAACAAGAAAAAGGGGATCAAGCGTTAATTCTCTCACGCTATGCAGGACCGGGAAGTCATCGATATCCAATCGGTTTTTCAGGGGATTCGATTGCCAGTTGGCAGTCGTTGAAGTTTCAGCCTTATTTCACCGCGACAGCCACGAATATTGGTTATACGTGGTGGAGCCATGATATTGGTGGACACATGCATGGTCATTATGATCCGGAGCTTTCACTAAGATGGTTGCAGTTCGGTATTTTTAGTCCAATCATGCGTCTTCACAGCTCAGATAATCCGTTCATGGGAAAAGAACCATGGAATTACGATGCTGTCATAACTAAAACGATGATTCGATTCATGCGTCTGCGGGCTCAATTAGTTCCCTATTTAGCTACGGCCGATATATTGACCCATCAAAAAGGCCGCGCCCTCATCGAGCCGATTTATTACCGTGATTCGGAGGCTGAAGAGGCCTATCAGTTCAAAAATGAATACTTTTTTGGCTCAGAGATGCTTGTCGTGCCGATCACCTCGCCTAGTGATGAAACGACTGGGTTAGCAAGTGTGAAGGGCTATGTGCCAGCCGGTACTTGGACAGACTTCTTTACACAGCAAATATACACTGGCCCAGCTGTCGTGAAATTTCATCGAAATAGCGAAGATTATCCGGTTTTGGTACGTTCTGGGGGAATTATCCCACTGGCAGTTGATCCGATGGCACCGGTTGATACGTTACCGGGCGCAATGACAATCAAACTTTTTCCGGGTGAACGAAATAAGTATGTTTTGCGGGAGCAGACTGCTTCAGGGATGGCTCAGACAAAATTTACTTGGGATCCGAAAACAAAGATATTTACGATTAAAGTAAGCGATCCTGCTAACATCATTCCGACTGAACGAGTATATCAACTGGAAGCTATTGGCTATGAGGGCTACCTAGATCCGATTGACGGTCACAAAGACCATGAACTGACACTTAAACTGAAACCGCAAGATCATCAAGGCGCCAAATTGGCTCGTGTTTTCACCATTCTGCAGCATGCCAAACTTGGATTTGATCTCAAGAAGCAGTTGTGGCAAGCCATTAAAGATATGCCAAGAGCTAAGGCTGCTTTGGCGCTGACAAGTCTCGCACCTGAGAGTCTAAGCGATGCCCTGCTGGAAATACTTCTAAACGATGAGGCTTAAATGAAGAGATAACTTGACGAGTTAGTTGAGCTTAAGAGTGCTTGGTGTGGCAGTTAAACGCTATGAACCTTCTTAAGGATCTGCTGTTAACTGTACCACCACACTTGCAAGGAGGAAAAACACATGGAACGCACAATTGTATTAGCATCGCATCATAGACTGGCAGATGGATTAAAAGATACGCTGGAATTTATTAGTGGTGGCAGTCAGGATGTTGTGGCCATGGCAGCGTATTTGGACAATCAACCTGTTGAAAAGCAGGTTGATACATTGATGGCAGCTTTGCCCGCTGATCGTGATGTGATTGTACTGACTGATATGACAGCAGGAAGTGTCAATCAGAAGTTTTTCCGATATAGAACCCGTCCGCATACTCACATCATTAGTGGCATGAATTTACCACTTGCTCTAGGCGTTACAATGGAGCCTACTGATCAATACATCAGTGATTCACGTATTGATGCTTTAATTCAAGAAGCCAAGAACGCCATTGTCAATGTTAATGAGATACAAGTTGAGGCGGATGACGATGATGAATGAAATTCCTTGGTGGAAAAACAGCGTTGTTTATCAAGTTTATCCGAAGAGTTTCAACGATAGCAATGGTGATGGGATTGGTGATTTAAACGGAATTACCGAAAAGTTGGATTACTTGGCCGATTTGGGCGTGGATGTGCTCTGGCTGAATCCGATTTATCGGTCGCCACAAGTTGACAATGGTTATGATATCTCAAATTATCGTGATATTGAACCGCAGCTAGGGACTATGGCTGATTTTGAACAGCTCTTACACGCTGCTCATGATCGGCAGTTAAAGATTATCTTGGACCTGGTGGTTAATCACACATCAGATCAACATCCATGGTTCAAAGCGGCAAAATCGTCGGTGTCAAACAAGTATCACGATTATTATATCTGGAAAAAGCCGGTTGATAACCATGTTCCCAATAATTGGGGTTCGAGTTTTGGTGGCTCGGCATGGGCTTATGAGAAAGACTTGGGCGAATATTACTTACACCTTTTCGCAAGACAGCAGCCGGATCTCAATTGGAAAAATCCCAAGGTCCGGCAAGAAGTTTATGAGCTTATGCGCTTTTGGTTGGATAAAGGCGTCGACGGCTTCCGAATGGATGTTATTTCGCTAATCTCCAAGGACCCTGCTTATCCGGATGGCCCATTAATTCAAGGTAAGGTGTATGGCAGTTATTATGCTGGCGCAGCGAACGGACCTAAGGTTCACAATTACTTACAGGAAATGCATGAACAGGTTTTGTCGCATTACGATATCATGACAGTTGGTGAGACACCGCATACGACAGCCGAACAGGCCCAACTATATACAGCAGCGAATCGCCACGAGCTGGACATGGTTTTTCACTTTGATCATATGCATCTTGATTATGGCAAATATGGAAAGTTCTCAACGAATCGGTTTAAACTAGTTGATCTTAAAGCGGTGTTGGCTCGTTGGGAGACCACATTAGCGCAGGTCGATGGGTGGAACAGTTTATATTGGAGTAATCATGATCAGCCGCGCCCAGTTACACGTTTTGGAGATGAAGGTCAATATCGGATTCGATCAGCCAAGATGTTAGGGACAGTGTTACACATGCTTCAAGGAACGCCGTTTATTTTTGAAGGTGAAGAACTTGGCCTGAAAAATGTTCGCTTTGATCATTTGAATCAGTACAACGATCTTGAAACTAAGAATATCTTTAGCGAACTGACTAATCAACATCATGAAAGTCCTGAAGCTGCGATGGAAGCCATTTATCTCCACTCGCGAGATAACGCCCGCACACCAATGCCGTGGGACGGGAGCCAAAAGGGGGGATTTACAACCGGAAAGCCGTGGTTAGAACTAAATCCCGATCATCAACAAATTAATGCTGAAAAGGACTTAGCAGATAGTGACGGTGTCTATCACTATTATCAACGCTTGATTAAGCTGCGACATGAAGAACCGTTAGTTACAACTGGCGATTTTGAATTGTTGGCTCCAGATGATCCCGATTTGTTTATTTATCTCCGAAGAGGTAAAAATGAAACGTTATTAGTAGCTGGAAACTTCTCGGAGTCACAACGAAGATGGCCATTACCAGACGCCTTGCAAAATAAGCAAGTAACCACTTTAATTAGCAACGTACCAATAGCTAAACGAGTTGGCAAGATCATCACACTACCACCATTTGGTAGCGTTGTTTATAAACTTCAATGAGTAACAGAGTTGGTTTCAATCGATTTTCATGAAGACAAAGTCGCCGTTTGGGTGGGCTTTGTCTTTTTAATTTACAAGCCGCTTTAACATATAACCAGCAAAGGCTTTTAACTCAGTCGCCTGATATTCACTCACACGTCCACTTCCAGATTGATATTCGTTTAACGCCAGCTTGATGAGTGGGCGCCATTTGGGGGATAACGTTGCCAGTGCCCACTCCCCACCGGAAGACTTTGATGTGACGAGGCGTTCATTTTTAAACGCCAATGCCCGGCATAGGTTTAAAATCGTATACATTGGCTGATTAATAATTGTAGTGTCTGCGTTGCCAACGTCATAAAGAATACTTTTTAAATACGCTTGGGCAGGAACTGGTGCGAAAACTTCGGCGATTGGTTCCCCGGTTAAAACTTGACCATATTGATTGACGATCATCAAATGTGCCGTGAGATCGGGGTCGGTTCCGTGCATTTGATTAATATACTTTGCTGGTTCGCGCAAATACTCTTGATAGTGCATTTTTGAAAAATGAAAATCAAAGGGAACGGGTTCGGAAAAAGTAGATAGGTCTTGTTTAAGAAGAATGTGAAATTCCAATCCCTTTGCCGGACTCAAAGGCCAAAGCTTCTCAAGTGTTACATGCATGATACTAGCCTTAGCTTTGTTACTTAGCGGGCTATTGATAACAACAAGAAAGTCTAAATCGCTTACTGCCGGGTTGAAACAGCCCATGACATAGGATCCGTGCAAGTAAATACCGACTAAATTGGTAGTTAAGATGCTTGTATAACTGGTTTTTAAAAGTGCCAATAATTGATTGGTTTTATCCACGCTCATTTCCCCTTCAGTCGGACTCGCTAACTTTTTAGGCACTCAATAACAAGTTCAAAATAGGCAAGCTTATGAAAAATACCCATCCGCTAGTTTGACTTACGGGATGGGTGCTTTCACTCATTGATGTGCAGTCGTGTCCTGAGACGTTTCTGGTAACTTGATCGTTTCAACGCGCACATGCTGGGGATTTCCTCGAAGATACTCACTGATTTGTTCGGCACTTTTTTCTATGTTTGGTTTTGACATTGAAAAATCCTCCTGCTTTCTGATTCACAACGATTGTATCTTAAAAGCCGCTGATTTTGTTAGCTTTTAACATAAGTAATTGACGACTTTCAAATAGTTTAGCGATTGAAGCCAAAAAGTAGTGTGTGAAAAGGCGGGAGAGCAAAGAGTTACTGGCTTCTCAAATGAAAAAACCATCGCGCCACAATCTGATACAGCACGATGGTTTGAAACTAGCTTCAACAAAAGACTCTTTCTTGTATTTACCCTTTTTAAACTTTTTCATCGGCACAACTCGGCCAACTGTCGGTTTGTTATCTTTTTTGGCTTTCACTTCAGGCGTTGATGACTCTGGCGCCAACGCCTTGATTTTTTCATCGACGGCTTCAGCAAAATCTTTGACTTGTTTTGCTGACCAGAGACCTTTATTGGCAGTTGAACGAATAAACGCTGCCAATGCTTGTAAGACCGGTTTACGTTGATTTGCTTTGATAATTTCCTTGTCGCTTAGGATGAAGGCCAGGGTTGTTGAAAGGTCTTCCTTGGTCCACGCTTTTATTTCGTGATTGAACATCACCTTATTACTTTGCATGATTAGCAAAACTAGCATGGTGAGCAGGTCGGGGTCTTGCACTTTTTCCGGAAGACGGTCCCAAGCGGATGATTCGATGAAACGCGAAAGTAAATCCAAAAGTGTTTGGGTTTGCGGTGAAGAGAAGTCAATGGCTTTTTCCTCGAATTCCGGGTCATTTTCGACGTCAGCTAATGCTTTTTCAATTTCGGCATCATAGCCATCATCATCTACAGCTTCGTCATCGTCGTCAAAGTCATTATCACCGAATGGGTCATCATCATCTTCATAATCAGCATAGTCGGCGTACTGGCTAATAGCAGCGTGGGTAGTGGTTTCGGTGAGTGCATGGATGAGTGCCGTCATGAAATCATCGCTGGTGAGCTGAATCTTTTTCTGCTGAATCAGCCACATGATCATTGCGCGAATAACGTCTGCATCAAAGTCAATGTCAGCATATGGATCATCTGAATTCGCCGATGCCTCTAAAGTTTGTTCCAAGCCATCAACAATTTGGGGAATATCGAGTTTGGCAATGCTTGAGCGAAGATTTGCAAACGCGGTGGCGAAAAATGTTATGAGCGTCGAACGGGCTTGAGAAGTTGCATCCCCAACCCACGTCGTCTCTTGAAGCAGCTTAACAAAAACCGGAGTGATGTGAAAATCGTCCTAATACTTATCAAGTTCACGTCCTGCGTGGCGCAACATTTTCGTTTCATAAGTTAATTTTTCTTTTGCCGTTGCCTTGCTCCTTTATTTATAAGTGAGGCTACCATTGGCTTTAGTTTAGCAGGTGCAAGGAGGTGTGCCTAGTGGAGAATACGAGGGGATTTTGAAACCCATGTGGAACAGGTTGTTGCTGTGTCAGTTATGTGCGAAAAAAGATGATTCATAACAAATGGTATATATGGAATGATAAAGTAACAACTGATAAACTAAAACCAACAATGCTACGCGACGGCGGCTCTTTTTGAAGAAGGGGGTGGTGCTTATGGTGTAAAAACGATAAGACCGCAGAATTCTTTAGAAAGGAGCAGAAATGTCCGACTTCGAAGCTTTGAGCCTCATGATCATGGCCGCACTATTGTTAATCGCCGTGATCGAGTTGGTTCTAAAGCTAATCGATCGAGACTAACAAAAAAGCCGTCACGCAAGCTTGCAGGCCCGTGATGGCTTAATCAAGTTATAATCGAGCCGCCGTCAAGCAGCATTGTTGTTCAAAGGGTCGTTGGTAAGCAGCCAGCGACTCTTTTAGTACACTTTTATTTTCAGTGATCCGTGCAGAGATGTCAACATATTTGTTTAGGATTTGAGGCGGGAAAAAGAAAAATTACTAGCCTAGATTAATAACAAATGGTATATATGGAATGATAAAGTAACAACTGATAAACTAAAACCAACAATGCTACGCGACGGCGGCTCTTTTTGAAGAAGGGGATGGTGCTTATGGTGTAAAAACGATAAGACCGCAGAATTCTTTAGAAAGGAGCAGAAATGTCCGACTTCGAAGCTTTGAGTCTCATGATCATGGCCGCACTATTGTTGATTGCCGTGATCGAGTTGGTTCTAAAGCTAATCGATCGAGACTAACAAAAAAGCCGTCACGTCAGCTTAACGGGCTCGTGATGGCTTAATTAAGTTAGAATGAGCCGCCGTCAAGCAGCATTGTTGTTTCACGGGTCGCTGGTGATTAGCCAGCGACTCTTTTTAGTACACTTTTATTTTCAGTGATCCGTGCAGAGATGTCAACATATTTTTCTCGGTGTTAAGAATTGAGAATACGATCGCGCTCTTTACATGTTAACGTTTTAACTGATAGAACAATCACAAATTGGCAAACATCAAGTTGCTATTTATTTGTGAAGAGGGTATGATGCATTCAATAACGTGACCTGTTTAACGAGAATAGCGTTAAAGATGTTATTAAATCAACACTTCGAGAAGAAGATTAGCCTTAGCGCAAGCGTTGCAGAGAACCCGGATGGTGAAAAAGGGGCGTTGGCAAAAAGGTGAAGATGAGCTTCGAATAGTGATTCGTGCGGATAACGCCTGCGGATCGGTTGCAGCCGTTATCCTGCCAGGTATCAACAGGTACTGGAGGCGATGTTTCGGCATTGCAAACGAGGGTGGTAACACGGCATGGCCGTCCCTTGACGACATTTTTGGTGGTCAAGGGACGGCCTTTTTTGAATTCATCTTGTGTCGGTTTTGGTTGAAAAGTGATGATGAGGAGGCATTTTCATGCGAAGTTGGAAAAAATTAGTGCTAGTCGGTGCGGCGTTGTTGGCGTTGGTCAGCGTGACAGCTTGTGGAAAAACTACCAGCAGTACGGCGACTTCGAGCAACAAGACGATTGTAATTGGCAGCAGTGGCTCGGATTATCAGATCTGGCAACATATTGCGCAATCACCACAAGCTAAAAAGGCTGGTGTGAAGCTCAAAGTCAAACAGGTGGCAGACGGCAATGTAACAAATTCGGCAACCGCTGAAGGGCAGTTGGATGTCAATGCGTTTCAATCTTACGCGTATTTCGAACAGTATAACAAGGCAAATCCAAGTCAAAAGTTGGCGGCGCTTGGTACAACTTATTTAGAGCCGATGGGATTGTATTCCAAAAAATATAAGCGATTAAATCAGCTTCCTGATGGTGCAACGATTGGTATTTCCAATGACCCGGCGAATGCGACGCGCGGTTTGTTGCTGCTGGCTGCGGCCAAGTTGATTACGTTAAAGCCGGATTTTAATGCCTTGAGTACCGTCAAGGATATTCAAAGCAATCCGAAACATTTAAAGTTCAAAGAGGTGGATCCTTCAGTTCAGGTATTGCCTGACCTAGATGCAGGATTGATATCAAATACGCGTGCTTTGGATGGTGGGCTAAATGTTTTAAAGGATTCGTTGGTGCATGAGAAGCTGGGTCAGGATACTCGTGCCAACGTGAATATTTTGGTGACGGCGGTTAAAAATAAAAACAAGCCCGAACTTAAAAAGTTAGTCACGCTTTATCACAACTCAACGATTCAGGCCTGGATCAAGAAGACTTTTTCTGGTACTAAAATTGAGGTGAATAAGCCGATTAGTTATTTACAAAAGAAATAGCTTTCAGACAGAGGCGGCTTTGCTAGGTATAAATGGACGTATTTTCTGGATCTGGCGCTAAAAGATAGCCGACTCAGCGTATAATAACAGTTGTATCGTTACCGAAAAAAGCGAGTTTTCCAGTGAAAAGGTCGGCGGATAATGCCCTAGTTAAACACCGTCCACCGTCATTCACACACAGACTCACGCTGACAATAGGAGGTTTTATATATGTGCTCATCCATGACAATTAAATCGCTTCAAGGGGATATTTTCTGGGGTCGAACGATGGACTATAACACGAGTTTCTTCCACGAGTCGCCTG harbors:
- a CDS encoding PTS mannose/fructose/sorbose/N-acetylgalactosamine transporter subunit IIC translates to MPHILQDILIILLASYATLDNQGITIMNYWPVTVGLFAGLIMGDLPTAMTIAGTFQLMSLGVAGLGGASVPDYGLATIVGIYLSARTGAGLGAAVAVGLPVGLLTIQLDVLIKIINNFIAHKAQAYAHAKEFNKMRMINWLGPLFFGLKNFIPMILIVTVGPSAISALLKIIPKWLTNGLTIAGSMLPVVGIGMLMHYMPLKKYIWVLMIGFVMSAYLKVPILGVAIIGLALAIYTYQNLISASKKREVAAANNAGTTDDDEGDDYDE
- a CDS encoding aminoglycoside adenylyltransferase domain-containing protein; the protein is MSVDKTNQLLALLKTSYTSILTTNLVGIYLHGSYVMGCFNPAVSDLDFLVVINSPLSNKAKASIMHVTLEKLWPLSPAKGLEFHILLKQDLSTFSEPVPFDFHFSKMHYQEYLREPAKYINQMHGTDPDLTAHLMIVNQYGQVLTGEPIAEVFAPVPAQAYLKSILYDVGNADTTIINQPMYTILNLCRALAFKNERLVTSKSSGGEWALATLSPKWRPLIKLALNEYQSGSGRVSEYQATELKAFAGYMLKRLVN
- a CDS encoding putative holin-like toxin gives rise to the protein MSDFEALSLMIMAALLLIAVIELVLKLIDRD
- a CDS encoding LacI family DNA-binding transcriptional regulator, giving the protein MATISEVAKLAGVSVSTVSRIINNKPHVSPSKAALVAEAMKKLGYQPLQAARQMRGSGSQTIAVTVPYITNPFFSELVAAIERTADERSYKTVIVQTFGQKSHERNALDFLKTNQVDAVIMCAIENDWDLIKQYRQYGLIAVCNEYVADSDTLMVRADQESGMYAGAKYLLNRGYRKLAFCTGQKAIRYNSEAEDLNSDRYRGYLRALQEFNLEPVMEWQFTDINTIADGQKLLQRLMVMKKRPDAVIAGSDQVAAGIIAEAQTMQLKVPEDLAVLGFDDQPLSRVVARPLTTIHQPVHEIGDRIANMVADALEGKSIEVKEVVLPLSLVVRQSV
- a CDS encoding glycoside hydrolase family 31 protein, with product MNQKNQIVGEQYRFTVITDKMIRMEYQPEGQFEDATTQIVTNRDFAQPKFKVYRDMDGFAVQIETDSFHLYYRDGEFNGANLFIDTKYNYQTHYSRWHYGDSDPKNLLGTARTLDGADGSIPLAPGIMSKNGFAILDDSQSMLQSGSTIRNRSVAEVDIYGFAYGHDYRAALRDYYQLTGFPPSVPRFALGNWWSRFYPYTQKTYLDLMERFQKSGIPISVAVLDMNWHITDIPAKYGSGWTGYTWNRSLFPDPVKLLQTLHAQGKRVTLNVHPAAGIRPSEAQYQAVAKAVGIDPASQRPVLFDLNNRQFVKAYFNLVHHPLELEGVDFWWIDWQQGKARSRTQIDPLWTLNALHFLDQQQEKGDQALILSRYAGPGSHRYPIGFSGDSIASWQSLKFQPYFTATATNIGYTWWSHDIGGHMHGHYDPELSLRWLQFGIFSPIMRLHSSDNPFMGKEPWNYDAVITKTMIRFMRLRAQLVPYLATADILTHQKGRALIEPIYYRDSEAEEAYQFKNEYFFGSEMLVVPITSPSDETTGLASVKGYVPAGTWTDFFTQQIYTGPAVVKFHRNSEDYPVLVRSGGIIPLAVDPMAPVDTLPGAMTIKLFPGERNKYVLREQTASGMAQTKFTWDPKTKIFTIKVSDPANIIPTERVYQLEAIGYEGYLDPIDGHKDHELTLKLKPQDHQGAKLARVFTILQHAKLGFDLKKQLWQAIKDMPRAKAALALTSLAPESLSDALLEILLNDEA
- a CDS encoding PTS sugar transporter subunit IIA: MERTIVLASHHRLADGLKDTLEFISGGSQDVVAMAAYLDNQPVEKQVDTLMAALPADRDVIVLTDMTAGSVNQKFFRYRTRPHTHIISGMNLPLALGVTMEPTDQYISDSRIDALIQEAKNAIVNVNEIQVEADDDDE
- a CDS encoding glycoside hydrolase family 13 protein → MNEIPWWKNSVVYQVYPKSFNDSNGDGIGDLNGITEKLDYLADLGVDVLWLNPIYRSPQVDNGYDISNYRDIEPQLGTMADFEQLLHAAHDRQLKIILDLVVNHTSDQHPWFKAAKSSVSNKYHDYYIWKKPVDNHVPNNWGSSFGGSAWAYEKDLGEYYLHLFARQQPDLNWKNPKVRQEVYELMRFWLDKGVDGFRMDVISLISKDPAYPDGPLIQGKVYGSYYAGAANGPKVHNYLQEMHEQVLSHYDIMTVGETPHTTAEQAQLYTAANRHELDMVFHFDHMHLDYGKYGKFSTNRFKLVDLKAVLARWETTLAQVDGWNSLYWSNHDQPRPVTRFGDEGQYRIRSAKMLGTVLHMLQGTPFIFEGEELGLKNVRFDHLNQYNDLETKNIFSELTNQHHESPEAAMEAIYLHSRDNARTPMPWDGSQKGGFTTGKPWLELNPDHQQINAEKDLADSDGVYHYYQRLIKLRHEEPLVTTGDFELLAPDDPDLFIYLRRGKNETLLVAGNFSESQRRWPLPDALQNKQVTTLISNVPIAKRVGKIITLPPFGSVVYKLQ
- a CDS encoding PTS system mannose/fructose/N-acetylgalactosamine-transporter subunit IIB: MTVVLARVDQRLVHGIVVNQWSAEVQPKRYMVIDDVVSQDENVKASMRLSKPAGTGMSIIDTEKALTNFKAGKYDAQRVFVIAKEPDTMLKLLDAGIEIPRVDIGIIFAEDGRTQISKFVSVNQQEVNDFRALEKRSVPVNIRYVPADAPIPLERALEGKTIQ
- a CDS encoding PTS system mannose/fructose/sorbose family transporter subunit IID, yielding MSDAQPKLTKKERHSAILRYMAMGVNNFNYETQQGPSVVWAFSKVLRKIYPDDDEYVAALDNHFKYFNTTTAMAGMILGATLAMEERDGIKSKDAVQALKTSLMGPFAGVGDTIIWILLPTIMGSIAGYMALQGNPLGAIIWILVDILLFWIRIKLFDIGYDSGVKLVTTMANQLSAFTEAASVMGITVVGTLIATVVKVYTPLQFQFGKVKLAMQTGILDKIMPALLPALVAWMVYKLLGSKKWTPNRVIILILVIALVGSFFGILGVQPTK